The following proteins come from a genomic window of Phacochoerus africanus isolate WHEZ1 chromosome 9, ROS_Pafr_v1, whole genome shotgun sequence:
- the CRIP1 gene encoding cysteine-rich protein 1, protein MPKCPKCNKEVYFAERVTSLGKDWHRPCLKCEKCGKTLTSGGHAEHEGKPYCNHPCYAAMFGPKGFGRGGAESHTFK, encoded by the exons ATGCCCAAGTGCCCCAAGTGCAACAAGGAGGTGTACTTTG CTGAGCGGGTGACCTCCCTGGGGAAGGACTGGCACCGGCCTTGCCTGAAGTGTGAGAAATGTGGAAAGACACTGACCTCGGGGGGCCATGCCGAG CATGAGGGCAAGCCCTACTGCAACCACCCCTGCTACGCGGCCATGTTCGGACCCAAAG GCTTTGGACGCGGTGGAGCCGAGAGTCACACCTTCAAGTAA